Genomic segment of Gouania willdenowi chromosome 17, fGouWil2.1, whole genome shotgun sequence:
atttatttttatttgtggatggatgcatggatggatagattttttttttctacataagtaatctaatttttttcagaacataaaattaaacaacttgTATATGGTAATTACTTGTGTGTAGATGTGTATATATCAGATGCCAAATAAATAGGATTAGagtattctgaacaaaatggTCCATGAACATAGAGGAGTTATGTACAGTGTATTGTGCTATAATGATGGTACAGCGGTGGGATATGGTGATGTGTTCCTCCActtcctttttttctcatttgattTTTATTAGCGTTGGTATGGTTGTCATATGGTGCATCAATGTTATGTTTTAATGGGAATTTGAAAATAGAACTACAAAAAACGTTCCTGTAAAGGCTCGCCAAGTGTGGAGGATGAACTAAAGGCTGTATGCTATCAGATGGAGTCACATGTacaattttataaataaataaaagaaggaATGCATTTAAGTTGAGTAGGAGAAGAGACTGTGAACTTCTTCCAAAATCAGTGTctgacctcacacacacacacacacacacacacacacacacacacacacacacacacactcaggagTCAGCATTATATTTAAACTCAAGTTAAGTGTATATTTATGAATActcttatttttgttgtctgtgttttgtgtgtgtatctgcagTGATGTAGCGCTGCTTCTGTGTGGACAGGATGGAGGAGTTCAGTGGGACACCAGCAGATCCTGGGGGTGTGACTACAGTCATTGAGCTCTATATATATTGAGATGTTGTGTCCTGTGCTTTATGTGGATGAGAGAGACACTGCCTGGTGCTGAGTCATCCCAGAGGAACGGCGCTCATATGACACCATGGATTCCTACTTTCGGGCACTGTGCATGACTTTGGTCCTGGCATCGTTCACCCGGAGGTCAGGTGCGACCGGACCGGTGATCAGATGCCCACCGTGCAACGCTGCAGCGCGGCTGCTTTGTCAGCCGTTACCCAAGGACTGCACCGAGAGGGTCCGGGAGCCGGGCTGCGGCTGCTGCCTGACATGTGCGCTGAGCTCGGGCCAGCCGTGCGGGGTGTACACCGGGAGGTGCGGCTCCGGGCTCAGCTGTCAGCATCAGCCCGGGGAGAGCAGACCGCTGCAGGCTCTGTTGGAGGGACGGGGCGTCTGTGCGAACTCCACCGACAGGAGACACACCATCACTCCTCCACTCAATGAACTGCCAGGTAACACCTTCATCACACCACCCAGGACTCTGTTAGACTGGCTTCTCAAACTGGGGTTCGGGGTCCTCTGGGCGAGCCATATGGTCGAGTTATAGGGTCCACCCAACTTTTGCAcaatttgttattatttaatgtatttgcaCCATGTGTGAGTAGTCACTGAGTTAAATACTATGACATGTATTTACAGTAAGTTGATGCAatctttaattaattattgtcaGTTCTATAAACAGTGATTTGTATTGTCTTACACAATCGTTGGGAAAATATGcaccacattttaaaattagGTGTTAATTAGGATAAAACAAGATCATCTAAGAGAAGAAAATATAATGTAAGGGGGAAAAAACCCTCATGAGTATGAGAGTAGATTCTGAagcaataaaacacaacaaataaggaaaaatggaaaaaacaaaaggtgtgtgtgtgtgtgtgtgtgtgtgtgtgtgtgtgcgtgtgcgtgtgcgtgtgcgtgtgtgtgtgtgtgtgtgttaatgaccAATATTCAGCATTGTTAATGCAGTGTGCCAGTTTGAGGAGAAGCATCTGGTCTAATAATGATCTGTTTGAAAATGTTACTACAAAACCTCTTTAAATATCACACCCAagtgtttaaaataacaatCCTCAGTGAATTGTGATTTTACCAGTCATAGTGCCTACGTTCATGTTCAGTGGTGACAGTGGGTGATTCAGGGAGTGGCATTCTGGCAAACATTGGAGCATCTTTAGTCTGTGAAAGTGTTTATTACACTTTATTTGTCTCTGAACTCACACAACCTTTGGAATTTAAAAGCTAAACGTTTTTAGTCATGGAAAATTCCTCAGCTGATctgaaaatcccaaattttcacaaaattagCTCCAGTTTCCAGAAAAAGCTATCTTGTTTGTGAATAAACACATTGTTCTCATACTTCAGTGGAAAATGCCGAGACTCAGGACGAGGAGCGAAATTCCACTGGTTCAGGTCGTCAAACCTCATACAGCACCCGCAGAACCCCTGGATCACTGTGGCCTGCAGCTCACCCATTTTTCCCCTCTGCCAAGTCGGATATCCTCAGAAGGGACCAACAGAAGAGAACCCAGAGCTTTAAAATGGATGGTCTACCTGGACTTCTTTCAGACCCACTGAACTTCTCTCTGGAGGCCAAACAGGAGCCCAACTATGTAAGTACCACAGCCACTATTTTTCAGTCTCCAGAGTACATGTAAGGaatgtttttctcttcttcctctgtgttttgagtttttctCTCTCCGCGGGTGATGACATACTTTGGGTTGCCGTGCTGACGGCTGGCAGGGATCATTGGCGGTAGAATGGCATGGCAGCTAGTGGGTACCACGGCCCTGCGGCTGACCTGGATCAGGCGGTTGTTTTGCCACAAGGCGTCCGCGTGCCGGGTGCCCTGTGAGCCAGCGAATGATGGATTGGCCTGTGTGAAGGCCTGTTGGGAAGCCCTGCTGCTATTTTGATCTTTACTTTGGCCAGAGTCGGGAGCACACTTTAGTAATGTGCTTTGACCTGCAGCTCAGATTAGCGACTGGAGCTGTAGCACTTAAAGCCTTTTGGctgcttttttgtctttttgaaatGGACCTTATCCCttataccagtgtttctcaaatgagacacgatggcactacagggggtagagaaagagagacagagagagagagagagaatgagagacagagagagagagagagaatggaatatgaacaaatgaaagcttTTAAAATAAGGTCTTGCTATTGGTCCAGACCCGTGTCCTTCGAgctattttagccctaacccaggaaagctctagttttattttagccctaaccctaacccaggaaacacactaaaatgttttttttttcatatatgtatttttaaaggtggaatttgcagcgtaaatatgttaaaaaaaataataaaaagaagtcAGAAGTGCGATTCAAACCCACAATGAATCTAGCGCCTAGACCACTAGGCCATCCTAACATGATGGTAACACAGGCACaatacgcttatgtagaaaaggtccagtgactcaactgcgcatgcgcacaggaagtgccagAACTTGtatagtcaggtttgtctgaggCCTGGGTCCAGAACTATAGACACTTcatttaaaatatggggttttataatgtttattttttgttaaaaattataatagtAACATTCAGGATGGAAATGCTCTTAATAAGAAcataactaaaaatacaaggatcagtcttggtcccacaccaggaatcaataataactataaaaataaatctattcatgaggcactaaatactgtttcatttcacttatttacaaaatgagattctttaaaatgtgtgttatcacttattcattccatcattatgctctatagttgttttttcacaacattttgaaaatgttgtagttggacaaagggggtacttcgattcagaaataaaagaaagggggtacttcaagtttgagaaccactgccttataCAGCAtaattactgtatatgtaataaagtgtcTGTATAATCTTCATAGATATCCACTAACCGAAGTTGCATACGTTGGATCTGACTGTTTCCTCTTTTGTAGGGTCCCTGTCGCAGAGAGATGGAGACCATTCTCAGCACCCTTAAGATTGCCAGCATTCTTAACCCCAGAGGTTTCCGTATACCAAACTGTGATAAGAAGGGCTTCTATAAAAGAAAGCAGGtaaagtacttttttaaaacatcatcATTCTTTAATAAGTGGGTTAGGGAATCAGGGTGTCTCCCCAAAGGTAGGCTGGAGGTTTGCAAATGACCCACTAATCATTTcttagcaaaaaataaataaataacaatacagaagttagggctgggcaaaaaaatcgatttaatagatttatcaaatttttagataaaaacaattttcattttgcaaatttgagtttaaaaaaataaaaaaataaaaaaaaatatatatatatataatttcccccccaccacagtttttttcacacatttttgcaTTCCGTCcgcgatgtgagcccgccccctctttgtttacatttgtttaccctttgagtaggctatatgtgtgccacaggcatgtttttattcgcactatgctgagatgctaagggaacagtttattatttttttaattgtaatgttatatgttataaaaaatgtagttatctgatttcttaatcagaaaatttaagctactgtgaagttgttgttgcacttttgtttaaacctggttaaagcttgaaatagttgaataacggagcctcatttactttttattttgggattgttctatactttttaactcttgaggacaatcacagcaatgaagttgcacttttgacaatatatctgatgtctacagtcatttttaagtgcattgaaaaaaaaagtgaatcaaaactcaaatttttcttaaCAGAAGTCTTTTAAGGCTATAAAATGAGAATAAGATAAATCTGATGGATAGTA
This window contains:
- the LOC114479427 gene encoding insulin-like growth factor-binding protein 3, translated to MDSYFRALCMTLVLASFTRRSGATGPVIRCPPCNAAARLLCQPLPKDCTERVREPGCGCCLTCALSSGQPCGVYTGRCGSGLSCQHQPGESRPLQALLEGRGVCANSTDRRHTITPPLNELPVENAETQDEERNSTGSGRQTSYSTRRTPGSLWPAAHPFFPSAKSDILRRDQQKRTQSFKMDGLPGLLSDPLNFSLEAKQEPNYGPCRREMETILSTLKIASILNPRGFRIPNCDKKGFYKRKQCRPSKGRKRGFCWCVDKYGQPLPCFDGKERGDTQLYNSQSQ